Proteins from a genomic interval of Psychrobacter urativorans:
- a CDS encoding C13 family peptidase gives MSLSSLKTISLQRFSLNFAANIIASLWMLVGSTRAFSWVKPTFMQFATFALLALGSNVLFSWLAAESGSIFNEQGLVSYLIWPTIILLGGIILARRAGNQSLVFVPVILWLVADTLSALLQSAVQFLGSHGWLPEWSYDFLPILFLLLFLWQTLALLWLFARHLRTPWWERLIVLVGAVALLTIWQRNIADQPIFKQIPVQPVLEEAALYKQPQLLQQALASINPSIPGKSDWYFMGVAGFAEQNVFRSEINRVRELFDVRFGTSGKSLTLINNTYSWLDEPVATKTSILQGLKRIGQQMNADEDVLLLTLSSHGTTDIVQLENPPLDMEDLDAAWLREALDESGIRWRVIVVSACYSGSFIDELQSPTTVVITASAADKMSFGCTNTAEMTYFGQAFFAEGLRENTSFLAAFKDASLRVHERESVMGFEPSEPQMVVGSLMKTALPAFEQVLFDKARPTVTRVTSDNDATDTMINIIADKAVSVQ, from the coding sequence TTGTCACTCTCGTCGCTCAAAACCATCTCCCTTCAGCGTTTTTCGCTCAATTTCGCTGCTAATATTATTGCATCTTTATGGATGCTGGTTGGGTCAACACGCGCATTTTCTTGGGTGAAGCCGACCTTTATGCAGTTTGCTACTTTTGCATTATTAGCGCTGGGTAGCAACGTATTATTTTCATGGCTGGCTGCTGAAAGCGGTAGTATTTTTAATGAGCAAGGGCTGGTCAGCTACTTAATTTGGCCGACCATTATTTTACTTGGTGGGATAATATTAGCAAGGCGTGCTGGTAATCAATCGCTGGTGTTTGTGCCAGTAATTTTGTGGTTAGTAGCCGATACATTATCAGCGCTGCTACAAAGCGCGGTGCAGTTTTTAGGCAGTCATGGTTGGTTACCTGAGTGGAGCTATGATTTCTTACCGATATTATTTTTGCTGCTGTTCTTATGGCAAACGTTGGCATTATTGTGGTTATTTGCCCGTCATTTACGTACACCGTGGTGGGAACGGTTAATTGTTTTAGTGGGCGCGGTAGCACTGCTGACTATTTGGCAACGTAATATCGCTGACCAGCCTATTTTTAAGCAAATACCGGTACAACCAGTACTAGAAGAGGCGGCGTTATACAAACAACCGCAGCTACTACAACAAGCGTTAGCGAGCATTAATCCGAGCATACCGGGTAAAAGTGATTGGTACTTTATGGGTGTGGCGGGCTTTGCTGAACAGAACGTCTTTCGTTCTGAGATTAATCGCGTCCGTGAGTTGTTTGATGTGCGTTTTGGCACTAGTGGAAAGTCGCTGACGTTGATTAATAATACGTATAGCTGGCTTGATGAGCCGGTCGCCACTAAGACCAGTATATTACAAGGGTTAAAGCGAATTGGTCAGCAAATGAATGCCGATGAGGATGTATTATTATTGACCTTGTCCTCGCACGGTACGACTGACATCGTTCAACTTGAAAATCCGCCTCTTGACATGGAAGATTTGGATGCGGCATGGCTACGAGAAGCACTGGATGAGTCAGGTATTCGCTGGCGCGTGATTGTGGTGTCGGCTTGCTATTCAGGTTCGTTTATTGATGAATTACAGTCGCCAACCACGGTGGTCATTACGGCATCAGCTGCGGATAAGATGTCGTTTGGCTGTACCAATACCGCTGAGATGACCTATTTTGGTCAGGCGTTTTTTGCAGAAGGTTTGCGTGAAAACACCAGTTTTTTAGCCGCATTTAAAGACGCCAGTTTACGAGTGCATGAGCGTGAAAGTGTGATGGGCTTCGAGCCGTCTGAGCCACAGATGGTGGTTGGTAGCTTAATGAAAACGGCATTACCGGCATTTGAGCAAGTGTTGTTCGATAAGGCACGTCCGACAGTGACCAGAGTTACTAGCGACAATGACGCAACGGATACGATGATTAACATCATCGCTGATAAAGCTGTCAGCGTTCAATAA